The Kordia sp. SMS9 DNA window ATTCGAGTATTTAGGTATAAAAAATATCCATCTTTTAGCCAAATATTTTCAGTATCTTCAAATCGTTTGTGCATACAATCTAAATAACATTACACAAACACAAAACAGTTTCCAACTAAAAAGGTTCTTACGAATTCCCTTTTCGTTGCGTTTTTTTAGAATTTCGTATCCGAGTTTTTGAAAACTCATTCACGTTAATACGATATACTTTTCTGGAAGGTTTGCTGTAAAAACCATCTTGAATATTTCCGCCAATAAAGTACAAACTGTCGTTGTAATAAAATAGTGTAGCCGATTCCACATCAAGATCAATAAAGTATTCATTGAGTTGTTTTGTAGTGACATTATAGGTAGATATCCTTTGGTCATTATACAAATAAATGGTGTTTCCATTGTTGGCAATGGCAGGTCGTTCCATTCCTTTAAACAATTTACCTTCTACATGCCATTTTCCGGTCTTTAAATTAAAAGATTCAATCGTATTCAAAGGTCGTTTATTAAATCCGCCCATCAAATAAATCACATCATTAATCAACACGCCGTTAGTTTCTTTTGCGGTGGGCATTTCGCCTAATTTATACCACAAACCAGAGATCATATTATAAAAATGAATGTCTTTTGTGTATTCTTTCTTGCCTCTTTTAGTAATCTTTTTAATACCACCTATTAAAATCAAATAATCACCGTACAAAAAAGAAGCAAAATTTACGGCTTGGTGTGGATTTGGCGTATCTTCTTTGATGACTTTCGATTTGAGATTGTAAATTTCAATCACATCATCCAAGTATACATTATTTCCCGCGATTCGTTTCCCACCTAGTACATAAATTTCATCCTTATAAATGTGTAAATTGTGCGCAGCTCTTTCTCTAAATTCCAAATCGGAAGTTGTCCAAGCATCTTGTTCAATATCATACATCATCATTGCGCCTGAAACATTTTCAATAGAACCTGAAACAAAATCCATTTGACTCATAAGGTTGTCAAATGTTGGTTCAATAAACTTATCATTTGTGGCGCGAATCGCTGCTTTTGAGCGATCTACTTTTTCAGAGTTTTCGCCACCAATAACATATATTTTTCCATTATGAATACCAGAAGCAAAGCCATACAAACCTTTCTCTAAAGATGCACTTTCAGTATATTTAATCTTCGCTTGCAGTTTCTTTTTGGAGTCAATTTGAACTTCTTTTAACTCCGTATTTTCAGGAACTAAGTAAATCATCAGCTTTTCGTTCGGTGTTTTCGGAATTTGTACTTTTTGAGTACTATATCCTACATGAGAAACGAACATAAAATTCGTTTGATCGTTTGTTACGTCAAGTTTCAATTCAAATGCTCCTTTAGCATTCGTTACTGAGAGCACTTTTTCATCTACAGAAATATGCGCAGCCACAATCGCTTCTTTTGTTTCCGCATCCAACACAACACCTTCTATTTGTTGCGCAAAAACACCCAACGAAAGAAAACTTAGTAACAACATGATTCGTATTCTCATAGTTTGATAGTTAACAGAAATGATTCTTAAAACTGCTTTCTTATAAAAATACTGAAATTCTATTCCTTTATGAACGATTTGAATGGAATTCGATGGTTTTTAGCAAAAAGTTAACGTTCGGGTTACACGAAACTGTGTTTACACGTGTAAGATATTTGTTATTTCGTTGTTAAGTATTTTACTAACCTCATCAGCCAAATCAACAATCATAAAATGGCCACCATTTTTTATGAGATAATTTTTTTGTCCCTTTGCAGGAATAACCTTGTCTTCATCACCATGAATCGTAATAATTTCAGCATTTTTGGTTGTTTTCTTCCATTTGGTAATGGCAAACATTCCCCATTTTAAAAAATGCAAATCGGTATCCTTGATAATTGCTTTGAGCAACTTTTTTTGTTTCGTGCCAAAGAAAAAAGCAGCTAAATGCACATTAAGTTTCAACAATCTTTTCGGAATCCAACGCACAAGATTCAATTTTCCAGCAAATCTATACAAATAGGGAAGTTCAGCACTTTTCGTTGCAGAAGAAATGACCACTGTTTTTTTAGTTTCCAACAATTCGTGCATTTCAGCAGCAATCATGCCGCCAAAACTTACGCCCACAATCACACTATTCGGTTTTGTAGCTAATTGATAGGTGTCAATCAACCGTTGTGCATACGCTTTGATGCTTTCTTTCGGTTTTGGTGCAATCCAGTCCAACGCAGTAAACTCATACTTCAATTCTAAAAAATCAAAAATGCGCTTGTCTGCACCCAATCCGCTAATTCCGTAAACATGAATGATCTCTTTTTTTGACAATACTGGTAAATTTTAAAAACACTTCACGAAGTAACAAAATTAATAGGAAATCCAGTGCATTTCACTCCAAAACAAAAATAATGTGCGTTCTTTCAAAATAAAAAATCTACTTTCAACAGCAATAAAAAAAAGGTATTTCTCTAGTTATGAGTTTGTTGAAAAGTGGCAACTTTATTTTTTGGCATGTTAATTGGTAACTACTACCACATTAACCATAAAACAATACACATTATGAAAACAAAACCAATTTTCTTAGGACTGCTACTTACTTTATTTTTCAGTCTATCAATGAGCGCGCAAAATCCTGGTCACAGTCAAGATGTACGGGATTACAAAACTCAAAAAGGGAAAGAAATTGCCATTAAGAAAACAAAAAAGAAGTTAAACGAATTGTGTGCTAGTGGATATACAATCACACGAAAAGAATTGTACAAAGGCGGCACTTGGAAAATGCACTTTACCACAAGTTGCGGTCATAAAGGCGAAGTTCATTTTAAATATGATGGAAATTACAAAGAAACCATCTATCACAATTAAAAAATATAAAATTTAAAAAAAGCACACCAGACATTGCGCTAAGTCGAAATGCGGTGTGCTTTTTTTATGTGTAAAATTACGCTTCCAATTGCGGAGTATTACTATCAGGTTTTTCTCCTGTGGCAATTTCAATAACATCTCCTGCAAGCGTTGTAATCAATCCGCCAGCGCGCACCAAAACTACAATTGCATAAAATGGATGTTTGTTGATAG harbors:
- a CDS encoding carboxypeptidase-like regulatory domain-containing protein is translated as MRIRIMLLLSFLSLGVFAQQIEGVVLDAETKEAIVAAHISVDEKVLSVTNAKGAFELKLDVTNDQTNFMFVSHVGYSTQKVQIPKTPNEKLMIYLVPENTELKEVQIDSKKKLQAKIKYTESASLEKGLYGFASGIHNGKIYVIGGENSEKVDRSKAAIRATNDKFIEPTFDNLMSQMDFVSGSIENVSGAMMMYDIEQDAWTTSDLEFRERAAHNLHIYKDEIYVLGGKRIAGNNVYLDDVIEIYNLKSKVIKEDTPNPHQAVNFASFLYGDYLILIGGIKKITKRGKKEYTKDIHFYNMISGLWYKLGEMPTAKETNGVLINDVIYLMGGFNKRPLNTIESFNLKTGKWHVEGKLFKGMERPAIANNGNTIYLYNDQRISTYNVTTKQLNEYFIDLDVESATLFYYNDSLYFIGGNIQDGFYSKPSRKVYRINVNEFSKTRIRNSKKTQRKGNS
- a CDS encoding alpha/beta hydrolase, encoding MSKKEIIHVYGISGLGADKRIFDFLELKYEFTALDWIAPKPKESIKAYAQRLIDTYQLATKPNSVIVGVSFGGMIAAEMHELLETKKTVVISSATKSAELPYLYRFAGKLNLVRWIPKRLLKLNVHLAAFFFGTKQKKLLKAIIKDTDLHFLKWGMFAITKWKKTTKNAEIITIHGDEDKVIPAKGQKNYLIKNGGHFMIVDLADEVSKILNNEITNILHV